The sequence below is a genomic window from Lycium ferocissimum isolate CSIRO_LF1 chromosome 9, AGI_CSIRO_Lferr_CH_V1, whole genome shotgun sequence.
TGATACTAGCTATGTGGCCTAACTAATTCGAATTCGCACAGGGAAGTTCCACTTTGAGTGAAGCGCTCCTACCAAAGGCGACTCTAAGGCTTGAATCTGAAACTTCTAGTTAAGAATGGAAGGATACTCACCGCATCATCACAACTTTCGTggtaaaagaaaactatttgaTTACATATTGTTCAACCCATGTCCTattaaaatctaaaaaataGGTAACAGACATGCTATTGATACTAGGACGACAGACCGAAACAGAACAGAGGATGGCAAGCTTCCTCGTCtctgaaaaaaaaagagtgccTCATAAACCGGGACATTCACTAGAACTATTAATCCACATAGAATGACATGCGACACAACATTTTCCAATTACTCCTTCTAATCTTCGCATCCACAACAAGTTTCTCGATTCCCCAAATGAAACTAATTAGATTAACCAATGCAAGTGTGGCTGTGATTGTGAACATGGCAGATGAATTGCCGAACTCCATAATCTCTTGGTCGTATCTCCTCTGGACATCGTCGTCTACGACCTTTGTTGTGAGCGCGAATGCTGTCTGAGAGATGCCTAATTGCTTAGTTACTGCATCTATGAGCGCGAAGAAGTATGAAGTTGTCCTTCGAATCATCCACATTCTTTGCAAGTTCCACCATGACTTAGGTGTGTCACCGCAAATCATGGCTTGACCAAGAGAATACACGAACTTGGCAatgaaaacatatgcaaaaggcAAGAACCATAGGCTTGACACTGCGACATAAGAAGTGGTGAAGACATAATTAAGTAAAATATGTTCTACATAATAATTTACACTTTTAGATAAGATTGTCACACGATTCAACGTGGTATATAGTGATTACCCATGAAAAACGTCAGACCTGCATGTAAAGAGGTGTTTTGAAGACTAAAATACGAAGTAATAAAATGGGATAGTTATCCTTTTGGGCCTCCCTAAAAAATAATAGCAGgcaaatgtatatgttttgtatatcatgtatttacatattgtatacataaatatacatataatttacATAATCGATGTATAGGTTTGTATATTTTTGCTAGCGCCGTAATTAATGTCGACTAATGGGCCAAAAGTAAGAAGAAAGCCCTAATAAAATTGTGTTATCTCTTATAGTATAAGCTTTTGCAGAGACGATCACATAATTCAATAATAAAAACATTGTGCTAATGGTTGAAATGCCAAAGAAGTTAAATAACATAAAAATTGATTACCTCTGGAAATAGGGAGATGCCATGAAGCAGACAAAGAGAAGGGACCAACAGATAAATCAGTGTGGCAACAGATATAGGGGCCCAGAGAAGGTAAATGCAGTATCCCATTTGGGCACCCAATTTGATTTTGCCGTGGCCATATATGAAGGGGCAATATTTGGATACGAAAATCTGGAACAAGCCTTCTgaccatcttttatgttgaacAAGAGCAACATCT
It includes:
- the LOC132031402 gene encoding cellulose synthase-like protein E1 — encoded protein: MGKTMGLLYGCPVEDIITGLTIQCRGWKSVYCNPSKHAFLGVAPTIIDVALVQHKRWSEGLFQIFVSKYCPFIYGHGKIKLGAQMGYCIYLLWAPISVATLIYLLVPSLCLLHGISLFPEV